The segment TTCAGTATGCCCACAATCTGATGACTGTGACGCAACGACAGCAGTGGTTGCCTACTTTCCGAAGCCCGCGCATGTCGCGGGCTTTCGTGTTTTAGGGCCAATCTCCTTGCGCCATTTTTTTCATTGCCTATCGACGCAGCTTGTGTATCGCGAGACCTCCCTAGGTTAAAAAAGCTGTCAAAATTACACGCATTGATGCTTCCGCAATTTTCCGTCATTCTCTCGCAGAAAGAGTTGGTTCGGAGCGACCGAAATGGAAGCCGACATAATGACCGTTAAAGAAGTGGCTGAGTATCTCAAGATTAATGAGAAAACGGCCTACAGACTGGCGGCAGAAGGAAAGTTGCCTGGATTCAAAGTTGGCGGCTCGTGGAGATTCAGGCAAAGCGATCTCGTTGAGTGGATAGAAAGGAACAAAGGCGTGGAGAAGTATTGATGGGGATCGCTCGTCAGGATCTTACGAATTTCATATTTGAAATCGCGAACAAGCTTCGTGGACCATATCGGCCGCCGCAATACCGCAAGGTAATGTTGCCGATGACGGTTCTTCGTCGCCTCGACCTTGTTCTTCAACCCTCCAAAGACAATGTAATTGCGGAGTACGAGAGACTTCAGGCATCTGGCCTAGAGGGTGAAGCGCTGCACAAGGTTTTAGCTCGAAAAGCGAGTGGTGGAAGGCAACAGCCAATATACAATATCAGTCCGTTCACTTTCGAGAAGATGCTTGGTGACCCGCCCAATGTTGCGACCAACTTGGTATCATTCATCAATGGCTTCTCTCAGAATGTGCGGGATATTTTTGAGCGTTTTGAGTTCGAGGCTGAAATTGAAAAGCTCGACAAATCCAATCGCCTATTTCTCATTATCAAGGAATTTACAGACCCCAAGGTCAGGCTGCATCCGAACGACTTGGACAATGCAGATATGGGCGACGTTTTTGAGGAACTCGTAAGGCGCTTTAACGAGCAGGCCAACGAAGAGGCCGGGGACCACTTTACGCCTCGTGAAGTCATTCGACTGATGGCGGAGCTTGTCTACACAGAAGAAGAGGACGTTTATAAACCAGGGATCGTTCGGACCATTTATGACCCTACCTGCGGAACCGGTGGGATGCTTTCCGTCTCAGAAGACGTAATCAAAAAGAAAAATACCCAAGCTTACCTAGAACTTTTCGGTCAAGAATATAACGCTGAAAGTTGGGCCATATGCTGCTCTGATATGCTGATCAAAGATGAGGCGGTAGACAACATCGTCTATGATGACACTTTGACAGACGACGGACACAGCGAACGTAAATTCCACTATATGCTGGCCAATCCTCCGTTTGGAGTTGAGTGGAGGCCGCAAGAAGATTTTGTCAAAAAGGAACATGAAGCGCTTGGTTTTGCCGGACGATTCGGGCCGGGCCTCCCTACCATTCGGGATGGGGCCACACTGTTCCTGATGCACATGATGTCAAAGATGCATCCTGCACCAAGAGATGGTGGTGAAGGTTCAAAAATCGCGATCGTTTTCAACGGCTCCCCTTTATTCAATGGCGACCCGGGGCCAAGCGAGAGCAACATCCGGCGATGGATTATCGAGAACGACTGGCTTGATGCCATTGTGGCCTTGCCGGACCAGCTTTTCTACAACACAGGCATCCTTACCTATATCTGGCTGGTTTCAAACCGGAAGCCTGAGCACAGGCGCGGCAAGGTTCAGCTCGTCGATGCATCTCGTCATTTCGTCAAAATGACCAAGAGCAAAGGTGACAAGAGAAACCGAATTGCAGGCACCGAAGACGGGGACACGGAAAACCAGATCGCGGAGATCGTCCGTCTCTATGGAGATTACACGGACGGAGATTCATCACGCGTACTGGTCGATGGTAAGCATGAAGATCGGGTATGCAGCCGAATATTCGACAACAGGGACTTCGGCTATTTAAAGGTTACTGTTGAACGCCCACTAAGGCTTAACTTTCAGCTTTCCAAAGAACGCATCGAAAAAATCAAAGAAGAGACTGCATTTGCAAATCTGGCAAAATCAAAAAAGAAATTTGGCAGCGATGCTTACAAGGAAGAAGTGGCGGCCGGCGAAGAACGCCAGAAAGCAATTTTTGACGCGCTCAGTGCTTCGATATCAAATCAGCTGTTCAAGGATCGCGACGAATTCACCGAACACCTAGACGGTGTCCTTGGCGATCTAAAACCGAAAATTCCAGCAGCTCTGACTAAGGCGCTTGTCAGCGCGTTAAGCGAAAAAGATCCAACAGCCAATGAATGCTA is part of the Thalassospira lucentensis genome and harbors:
- a CDS encoding helix-turn-helix domain-containing protein, with the protein product MEADIMTVKEVAEYLKINEKTAYRLAAEGKLPGFKVGGSWRFRQSDLVEWIERNKGVEKY
- a CDS encoding class I SAM-dependent DNA methyltransferase, which encodes MGIARQDLTNFIFEIANKLRGPYRPPQYRKVMLPMTVLRRLDLVLQPSKDNVIAEYERLQASGLEGEALHKVLARKASGGRQQPIYNISPFTFEKMLGDPPNVATNLVSFINGFSQNVRDIFERFEFEAEIEKLDKSNRLFLIIKEFTDPKVRLHPNDLDNADMGDVFEELVRRFNEQANEEAGDHFTPREVIRLMAELVYTEEEDVYKPGIVRTIYDPTCGTGGMLSVSEDVIKKKNTQAYLELFGQEYNAESWAICCSDMLIKDEAVDNIVYDDTLTDDGHSERKFHYMLANPPFGVEWRPQEDFVKKEHEALGFAGRFGPGLPTIRDGATLFLMHMMSKMHPAPRDGGEGSKIAIVFNGSPLFNGDPGPSESNIRRWIIENDWLDAIVALPDQLFYNTGILTYIWLVSNRKPEHRRGKVQLVDASRHFVKMTKSKGDKRNRIAGTEDGDTENQIAEIVRLYGDYTDGDSSRVLVDGKHEDRVCSRIFDNRDFGYLKVTVERPLRLNFQLSKERIEKIKEETAFANLAKSKKKFGSDAYKEEVAAGEERQKAIFDALSASISNQLFKDRDEFTEHLDGVLGDLKPKIPAALTKALVSALSEKDPTANECYIAKRGGERVKEPDPDLRDIELVPLPDDVSLPLPVDYDRDADNSRLLTLVQDHCEDYLAREVTPYVPDAWMDHSKTKVGYEIPINRHFYVYKPPRELSEIEEDIKNLEKDILAQLNKVVS